In Neofelis nebulosa isolate mNeoNeb1 chromosome 10, mNeoNeb1.pri, whole genome shotgun sequence, one DNA window encodes the following:
- the SVIP gene encoding small VCP/p97-interacting protein, translated as MGMCFPCPGESAPPSPDLEEKRAKLAEAAERRQKEAASRGILDVRSVEEKRKKKEKIEKQIATSGPPPEGGLRWTVS; from the exons ATGGGGATGTGTTTTCCCTGTCCGGGGGAGTCCGCGCCTCCCTCGCCGGACCTG gaagagaaaagagcaaagctTGCAGAGgctgcagagagaagacagaaggag GCTGCATCTCGGGGCATTTTGGATGTTCGGTctgtggaagaaaagagaaagaaaaaggaaaaaatagaaaaacaaattgctACATCTGGGCCCCCACCAGAAGGTGGACTTAGG tgGACAGTTTCATAA